From the genome of Candidatus Nitrosocosmicus oleophilus, one region includes:
- a CDS encoding BMP family lipoprotein: MNNKITLYIKTIVMLAFIMFGVFVIFSSSIYPISADNTKKLEKSISAPSQNHPASEFEKKLKIAFLTDGLFSDAGWGAFGYNAAQALEGKYSYMVDYKENVPIPKIEETLRDYANSGYDIIISHGFEWGKPAVKVGKDYPETKFVIFTGLVNSSNVASIYPMQQEGTYVLGALAATMSKTGIIGFVGGERYPNLINIYEGYKQGAQDVNPAVKILVTYLDDWDNSTKGKKAAISQIDRGADFLLQVADTSGHGVIEAAKERGIYAFGAISDQNKLAPNTVLTSFVLDAEKAFDRIITLVKTSNFSGQIFKPGLEAEKGASGDGIVYIAPFHSLEHTVSDNVKLRLEKLKEDIINGNIKVPERYSNNIGNYLNNTG, translated from the coding sequence CTTTGTATATTAAGACCATAGTTATGCTTGCTTTTATCATGTTTGGAGTGTTTGTCATTTTCTCTTCTAGTATATATCCAATAAGTGCCGACAATACGAAAAAATTAGAAAAATCAATATCAGCACCCTCACAAAACCATCCCGCATCAGAATTTGAAAAAAAACTGAAAATAGCTTTCCTGACGGATGGCTTATTTAGTGATGCAGGGTGGGGAGCATTCGGATACAACGCAGCACAGGCATTAGAGGGAAAATATTCCTATATGGTTGATTATAAAGAGAACGTACCAATTCCAAAAATAGAAGAAACATTAAGAGATTATGCCAATTCAGGCTATGACATAATAATATCTCATGGCTTTGAGTGGGGAAAACCCGCAGTTAAGGTAGGTAAAGATTATCCCGAAACAAAGTTTGTAATTTTTACAGGACTTGTTAACTCTAGTAATGTGGCTTCTATCTATCCGATGCAACAAGAAGGAACATATGTATTGGGCGCACTCGCAGCAACAATGTCAAAAACAGGGATAATCGGTTTTGTGGGTGGAGAAAGGTATCCTAACCTGATTAATATTTATGAAGGATATAAACAAGGCGCACAGGATGTTAATCCTGCCGTGAAGATACTTGTTACTTATTTAGATGATTGGGATAATTCCACCAAAGGAAAAAAAGCGGCCATTTCTCAAATAGACAGGGGGGCAGATTTTTTATTACAAGTGGCTGATACCTCTGGCCACGGTGTTATTGAAGCTGCTAAAGAAAGAGGAATATACGCCTTTGGTGCAATCTCTGACCAAAATAAACTAGCTCCTAATACTGTACTTACATCCTTTGTATTAGATGCCGAAAAGGCCTTTGATCGAATTATTACTCTAGTTAAAACCAGTAATTTCAGTGGGCAAATATTTAAACCGGGGCTAGAAGCAGAAAAGGGTGCATCAGGGGATGGAATTGTGTATATAGCACCATTCCATAGCCTTGAACATACGGTTTCAGATAATGTTAAGTTAAGGCTTGAAAAGTTAAAAGAAGATATCATCAACGGTAATATCAAAGTACCTGAGAGATATTCAAATAACATTGGAAACTATCTTAATAACACGGGGTAA